The DNA window cacgatgaaaacaaaacaaccaaagcccaAACAgacactgaccacaagaagcccaacttccctgaggtaggcgtgtgagcaggagagcttgaggatctgggggatttcacagaagaactggtaaatagcattgccctggcagaggggcagtgaaaatgtattggccgtgtgcagcagagcagtgagaaagccactgccccaggcagctgctgccatgtggacacaagctctgctgcccaggagggtgccgtagtgcaggggtttgcagatggccacgtagcggtcgtaggccatgatggtgagaagggCAAACTCTGCTTCAAAGAAGAAGGCAAGCAGaaagacctgggcagcacatcccgcATAGGAGATGAcgctggtgtcccagagggaattggccatggatttggggagagtggtggagatgaaGCCCAGGTCACGaacagagaggctgaggaggaagaagtacatgggggtgtggaggtgatAGTCCCAGGCTacggcggtgatgatgaggccgttgcccaggagggcagccaggtagatgcccaggaagagccagaagtgcaagagctgcagctcccgcgtgtctgcgaatgccaggaggaggaactgggtgatggagctgcggTTGGACATTTGGTGCCTCTGGGCACTGGGACctgtctctggaagaaaaaaaaaaa is part of the Chroicocephalus ridibundus chromosome 12, bChrRid1.1, whole genome shotgun sequence genome and encodes:
- the LOC134522503 gene encoding olfactory receptor 14A16-like; this encodes MSNRSSITQFLLLAFADTRELQLLHFWLFLGIYLAALLGNGLIITAVAWDYHLHTPMYFFLLSLSVRDLGFISTTLPKSMANSLWDTSVISYAGCAAQVFLLAFFFEAEFALLTIMAYDRYVAICKPLHYGTLLGSRACVHMAAAAWGSGFLTALLHTANTFSLPLCQGNAIYQFFCEIPQILKLSCSHAYLREVGLLVVSVCLGFGCFVFIVVSYVQIFRAVLRIPSEQGRHKAFSTCLPHLAVVSLLVSTAVFAHLKPPFLSSPSLDLVTAVLYSVVPPAVNPFIYSMRNQQLKDAVWKLITGCFQKH